In Bradyrhizobium guangdongense, the sequence ACTACGCGGATGCGTTCAAGAAGTTTGTGGAGGGGAGTTAAGCGAACGCCTACAGCGTCTCTTGCTTGTGCCCACAATTCTTGCAGGCGAACTTGACGCGGCTCTGGCCTTTTTCCGCCTGAACCCGGTTTGGCGCGCCGCACTTGCCGCACACCGCTTCGATGCGGGTAGTGCCCTGCTTGACGACGATGGTCTTCTTTTCCAAGGATTCGCGGATCAGGCGCTCGGCCTCTTCGCGCAGGGATTGTTTCGACAAAGCTCGTCTCCGCCTCTGGAAAGCGCGAGAGCCATATCTCACTTGCGTTGGAATCTCAATCGGCAATGCCGGCTTAGACTTCGACAATCACATAAGAGTCTTCGACATGCACCGGAAACGTCTCGGCAACATACGGGCCCTTCTGGAGCTCGTCGCCGCGTTCGACCGCCACCGGATATGACCTGACCTTGACGCGTTTCGGATCGAACCAGGACTGGCCGTTGCGCATGTCGAACTCCCAGCCGTGCCAGGGACAGCGCAGCATCTCGCCGACGCGCGAACGCTCATAGACACCCGGCTCCGGCGAGGTCAGCCGCGCCACGCAGGCTGCCTTCTCCAGCGGCGCGCCCTCATGCGGGCAGCGGTTCAGCAGCGCAAAGAACTCGCCATTGACGTGGAACACGACGATGTCGCGGCCGGCGATATCGACGACCTTGTTGCTACCGGGCGGGATCTCTGACGTGGACGCGACGATATGACGGGCCATGGCACTTAGAACTTGTAGACCGCGCGGGCATTGGTGCTGAAGATCTTCTTCCGCTCGACTTCCGTCAGCGGCGTCTTGAAGGCGAAGCGCGGATCGTCAAAGTCCCAGTGCGGATAGTCCGACGAGAACAGCAGACGGTCGATGCCGACCCATTCGATCAGCGCACGCAGATGCCGCGCCTCGTCCGGCTCGTCGATCGGCTGGGTCGTGAACCAGAAATTCTCACGGACATATTCCGACGGCTTGCGCTTGAGGTGCGGCACCTCGCTGCGGAAGCGCTCGAAATGCTGATCCATCCGCCACACCGCCGACGGGATCCAGCCGAAGCCGCCCTCGATGAAGACGATCTTCAGCTTCGGAAACCGTTCGGGCACGCCCTCGATGACGAGGCTGGCAAGCTGTGCCGCGATGGTGTGGGCATTCGACTGGTGCTCCTCGACATAATAAGACGGCCAGCCGCCGCCGGTCGGCGGATGCCCGCCATAGCCGCCGACATGAATGCCGAGCGGCAGATCCAGCGCCTGCGCGCGCTCGTAGATCGGCCAGTAGCGGCGGCGGCCGAGCGGCTCGTTGGCGCGCGGCGAGACGTTGATCTGGATGTATTCGCCGATCTTTGCGCAGCGCTCGATCTCGGCGATGGCCAGATCCGTGCCGTCCTGCCCGACCAGGATCGAGGCCTTCAGGCGCGGATCCCGGTGCGACCAGAACGCCAGCTGCCAGTCGTTGATGGCGCGCTGGATCGCGGCGCCGAATTCGAGGTTCTGCTGCGAGAAGATGAACAAATCGAGCACCTGCAGGATTCCGAACTCGACGTCGAGCGGATCGAGATGCTGCTTCTGCATGAAGGTGAGATCCGAGCCCGGCGGCCCGCCCGTCGGCGGCCAGGCATCGCGCCGCGCGATCAGCGGCGAAGAGCGCGGATAAGGCGTCGTGAACAGATAGGGCGTGCGCAGATGGCTGCCATATTCCTTCAGGTGCTGTTGCCAGCGTTTCGGCAGGAACTCGTTGAGATCGTCCGTCGATCTCAGGCTCGGATGCACGTCGCAATCGACGATACGCAGCCGTGATGCGGCGGGCTTCTCGTCGTCGCGCAGCGGACGGTCGATGACTTCACTCATGCGAACCTCCTGAATTAGTTGACCAGCGACAATCGCGGAAACGTCTCCAGCGGATTGTCGACGCACATTTTTTCGATGATGCTCTTCGGCAGATGCGGCGGGATGGGATCATCGCCGTCGAACTGCCAGTGCGGATAGTCGGATGCGAACAGGAACATCTTGTCCGAGCCGATCTGGTCGATGACCTCCGCGACGCTTGTCGCGTCCGCAGGTGCATCGAACGGCTGCATGGTCACGCGGAAATTGTCACGGATGATCGATGCCGGCTCACGCTCGACCCAGGGCACCTCGACGCGGACGCCGCGCCAGGTCTTGTTGGCGCGCCACATGAAGGCTGGCAGCCAGCTCACGCCCGACTCCATCAGCACGACCTTGAGGTCCGGAAATTTGCCGAACACGCCTTCGTAGATCAGGCTCAGGATCTGCGCCTGAAACGCCTGCGCTTCGACGAAATAGTATTCGTAGCGATGCGACGGCCAGCCGGCCGAGCTCGGCGCCTGGCGATATTGCGAGCCGGCATGGATCGCCAGCGGCAGCTTGTACTTCTCCGCGACCTGATAGACCGGCCAGAAATGCCGGCGGCCGAGCAGCGTCTCGCCTTGTGCCAGCACCAGAATGGAGACGAACCTGCTGTCGCCGGCACGACGCTCGATCTCCTCGATCGCCAGATCCGGCGCCTGCATCGGCACGACGATCGACGCGCGCAGACGCGGATCACGCGACAGCCATTCGGCGGCGATCCAGTCGTTGATGGCCTTGCAGAAGTCGGCCGCCATGTACGGATCGAACACGGCCTGCGCGCCGTAGAGCACGTTGAGGATGGCGTGGCTGGCACCGAGTTGGTCGAACGCCCCCTTCTGCACCATGGCAAGGTCCGAGCCCGGCCTGGCGCCACTGGCTGGCCGCCAGTCGGCGCGGCCGGTGAGCGGCATGCTTGGCGGATAGGAGGTGAGATCGAGACCGTCGATGGCGCGGCTCACCACCTGCTCTTTCCAGTGATCACTGAGATAGGGCAGCAGCGTCGTGCGCGCGCCGCCAACGGCCGGGTGGATGTCGCAGTCGATCCGCGTCACCGCCATGGATGCTTCCTCGCCAAGTCTTTGTAGCACGTCTTTGTTGGCGACGTTCCTTGCGCCGCGAACTCAGACTGCGCCGGCCCGTGCCGACGCGCAAGGGCGCGGACATGTGTGATCCGTCATGGCTCGGTTGCATTTCGCAGGCGCGATATGAGGTGAGGCCGACATCGCGCGAGGCGCGGCATCGTCCGTCATGATGAGATGCGGCGGGCGGCGCAGCAGCCGAGCGGGGGTTGACTAAAATTTCGCCTGTCGCATCGCGATCGGCCCGCATAGCCTCGCCGCGTTCTGCTCTCTCCCTTTCCCCGGAGTTCCCATGTCCCTCCTCATCCGCGGCGGCACTGTCGTCAATCATGATCATTCGCGCCGTGCGGACGTGCTGATCGAGGGCGGCAGCATCGTCGCGATCGGCGCATCGATCGCAGCGCCCACAGGCGCGGAGATCATCGACGCCGGCGGCGCCTATGTCATTCCGGGCGGCATCGATCCGCACACGCATCTCGAAATGCCGTTCATGGGCACCGTCACTGCCGACGACTTCGAATCGGGCACCAAGGCGGCCCTGACCGGCGGCACTACTATGGTGGTGGATTTCTGCCTGCCCGATCCCGGCCAGTCGATGCTCGCGGCTTATCAGGAGTGGCGCCACAAGTCCGAGAAGGCTGCCGCCGACTACGGGTTCCATATGGCGGTGACGTCGTGGTCGAAGCAGATTTATGACGAGATGGAGACGGTGGTCAAAACCTACGGCATCAACACCTTCAAGCATTTCATGGCCTACAAGGGCGCGCTGATGGTGAACGACGACGAGCTCTACAATTCATTCGCGCGTTGCGCTCACCTCGGTGCCATGCCGGTGGTGCACGCGGAGAACGGCGACGTCGTTGCGCTGATGCAGGAGGCGCTGATCGCGCGCGGCATCACCGGCCCCGAAGGCCACGCCTATTCACGGCCGCCGGAAGTTGAAGGCGAAGCCACCAACCGCGCCATCATGATCGCGGATATGACAGGCACCCCTGTTTATATCGTGCACACCAGCTGCCGCGAGGCACATGAAGCGATTGCGCGCGCACGCGCCGCGGGAAAGCGCGTCTATGGCGAGCCGCTGATCCAGCACCTGCTGCTCGATGCCGGCGAATATCAGAACAACGACTGGGATCATTCCGCGCAGCGGGTGATGTCACCGCCGTTCCGCGACAAGTCGCATCAAGACAGCCTATGGGCCGGCCTGCAAGCCGGCTCGCTGCAAGTGGTTGCGACCGATCACTGCGCCTTCACGACCGAGCAGAAGCGCTTTGGTCGCGGCGACTTCAGGAAAATCCCGAACGGCACCGGCGGCCTCGAAGATCGCCTGGCGCTGCTGTGGACCGCCGGCGTCGCGACGGGGCGGCTGACCAAGGAAGAATTCGTTGCGGTCACCTCGGCGAACATAGCCCGCATCCTCAACATCTATCCACGCAAGGGTGCGGTCGCAGTCGGATCGGATGCCGATCTCGTGGTGTGGGATCCGAAGGCGACGAAGACCATCAGCGCGAAGCGGCAGATGAGCCGGATCGACTACAATGTGTTCGAAGGCTTCGCCTGCACCGGCGGGCCTGCTGCGACAATCTCGCGCGGTCGCATCGTGTGGAAAGATGGCGATCTCCGCGCCGAGGCGGGCGATGGGCATTATGTGGAGCGGCCGGCTTTCTCGCCGGTGCACGTCGCCAACTCGACGTGGAAGGAATTGACTGCGCCACACGCCGTCAGCCGGGGAGCAGTGACGCCATAAGCGTTCGGCCGCTACGCACCTCGATATGTCTGGAGATGACTTAGGAACGATCGTTCCCAACGGTGGTTGTCGCGCATTGTTTCCCTCAGAACGCGAGCCGCCCCCATGTATCACCATGTCAAGAAGCTGATGTTCACCGTGCGCGTCGACGAACCCGATCCCCGCTTCGGCAATATGCTGCTCGAGCAGTTCGGCGGCGCGAACGGGGAACTCGCAGCCGCCATGCAATATTCGATTCAAGGGCTGAATTGCGAAGATCCCGACCGCAAGGACCTTTTGATGGATATCGGCACCGAAGAGCTCAGCCATCTCGAGGTCGTCGGATGCCTGGCGCGGATGCATCTTGCGCCGTCGCGAAACGACCGTCAGGCGGCCGAAGCCGATCCGCTCATCGCCATTGCCGGCGGTGGGGGCGTCAACCTGTTCAACTCGCAAGGGAACCCCTGGACCGCCGACTATCTCAAGATCACCGGCGAGCTCGATGTCGATCTCCGCAGCAACATCGCCGCCGAGGCGCGTGCGAAGATCGTCTACGAACGGCTGATCAATTTCTGCGACGACGCCGGCAGCAAGGATGCATTGCAATTCCTGATGACGCGGGAAATCACGCATATGAAGGCTTTCTCGCGCGCGCTGGAAAGCCTGTCGAAGCCCGCCTTCAGCATCGGCAGGATCGCGCCGACGCCCGGCCTCGTGAACCAGTACTTCAACGATTCCACCGGCAGCGGCGATCACGGCGAAATCGACACCCGCGGTCCCTGGAACGAGGGAGAAGACTGGGTGTTCACGGAATCGCCTGCACTTCAGTCTTCCGATCCCGGCGCCGCCACGCCGATCGTCGCGGAGAGTTCGCCGCCGGTCGACGAGGCCGGTCTGACCGATCTTCTTCTCCACGAGCTGCGTGACATTCTTCATGCGGAGAAGCAGCTGACCAAGGCGCTGCCGAAGATGGCGCAATCGGCACGGTTCGACCAATTGCGGGAACTGTTCGAGCAGCATCTGGCCGAAACCGAAAACCAGATCGAACGCATCAACGAATGCTTCGAGCTGCTCGGCGAAAATGCACGTGCCAAGCCCTGCAAGGGCATGATGGGCCTGATCGAGGAAGGCCAGGAGGTCATGAGCGAAGGCGAAGAGAAGGAGGACGCCGCCGCCGACCTTGCGCTGATCGGGGCCGCCCAACGCGTCGAACATTACGAGATGGCCGGCTACACCACGGCACGCAACCTCGCGCAGCAGCTCCGGCACAGCGCGGTCGTCGCGCTGCTCTCCAAATCCCTTGCCGAAGAGGAGAACGCCGATCTTCTGCTCAATCAGGTGGCGCGGTCGCTGATGTCGGTGGCGAAGATGCCCGCCGCACTGGAGCAGGCCGAATAGGAAGCGCCCCGGACGCGGACGCAATCAACCCGGCCGTCTCGTGCCACTGCACGGGCCGGCCTTCGTCGATCGCCGGTATGCGAAACGCTAGTTTCGACCGGCGATGCTGACAGCCTGCGAGGCCGCTCGCGCCTGCTCGATCGGAAAGCCCCTCGCCAACCGTGCCGCACTCGCCCGCAGCATGGAGGCAGCGGGGGCGCCAGATGCCCTGGAGGGCCGCGATCTCGGCACGCAGGGCATCGATCGTCCGCCCGCGGATGTTGTGCCGGGTGACGTAGAGATGGCGAGCCATGGCGGCTCGATCCAGCTCAAGCCCTCTGACGAGGGCGTAGTCTTCGAGCTCCAATTCCCTGTCGCCTAGATCGCGAACACCCAGGCGGCAACGATGGTGCCGATGGTGACCAGACCCGCAATGGTCCAGCCGGCGGCATATTCCAGTTCAGGATGACCGGTCGCCCGCATGATCTCTACCGGATCGGCGGAATGCTTCTCTGCCATGACAGCCTCGCACATCACTCTCCGCGTCATAGATAAGTCGCACCAGACGCCATCAGGTTCCATCACGGAAATGCGAGGAATGACACAGCTTGGCTTGTTCAGCGAACCGCAGGCGGGGCCGGCGGGCTTGCGCTATACGGACAATTTCATCGACGCCGCTGTCGAGCAGGAGCTGATCGGCCGCATCGCAGCATTGCCGCTGCAGCGCTTTCAGTTCGGCGCGTTCGAGGGCAACCGCCGGGTGGCGTGGTTCGGCTACCAATACGATTATTCGCAGCAGCGGCTGACCGAGGCCGAGCCGATCCCGGACTGGGTGCGGCCGGTCGCGCGTCGAGCCGAGGCATGGGCGGGCCTCGCCGACGGCAGCGTG encodes:
- a CDS encoding Rieske (2Fe-2S) protein; this encodes MARHIVASTSEIPPGSNKVVDIAGRDIVVFHVNGEFFALLNRCPHEGAPLEKAACVARLTSPEPGVYERSRVGEMLRCPWHGWEFDMRNGQSWFDPKRVKVRSYPVAVERGDELQKGPYVAETFPVHVEDSYVIVEV
- a CDS encoding amidohydrolase family protein, which gives rise to MAVTRIDCDIHPAVGGARTTLLPYLSDHWKEQVVSRAIDGLDLTSYPPSMPLTGRADWRPASGARPGSDLAMVQKGAFDQLGASHAILNVLYGAQAVFDPYMAADFCKAINDWIAAEWLSRDPRLRASIVVPMQAPDLAIEEIERRAGDSRFVSILVLAQGETLLGRRHFWPVYQVAEKYKLPLAIHAGSQYRQAPSSAGWPSHRYEYYFVEAQAFQAQILSLIYEGVFGKFPDLKVVLMESGVSWLPAFMWRANKTWRGVRVEVPWVEREPASIIRDNFRVTMQPFDAPADATSVAEVIDQIGSDKMFLFASDYPHWQFDGDDPIPPHLPKSIIEKMCVDNPLETFPRLSLVN
- a CDS encoding alpha-ketoglutarate-dependent dioxygenase AlkB; the protein is MTQLGLFSEPQAGPAGLRYTDNFIDAAVEQELIGRIAALPLQRFQFGAFEGNRRVAWFGYQYDYSQQRLTEAEPIPDWVRPVARRAEAWAGLADGSVRQVLCTEYDVGVGIGWHRDKPHFKEILGLSLGSPCKFRFRRRNDEIWQRHTLVALPRSLYMMEGEARSQWEHSIPPVEARRYSVTFRTMKQA
- a CDS encoding amidohydrolase family protein; its protein translation is MSEVIDRPLRDDEKPAASRLRIVDCDVHPSLRSTDDLNEFLPKRWQQHLKEYGSHLRTPYLFTTPYPRSSPLIARRDAWPPTGGPPGSDLTFMQKQHLDPLDVEFGILQVLDLFIFSQQNLEFGAAIQRAINDWQLAFWSHRDPRLKASILVGQDGTDLAIAEIERCAKIGEYIQINVSPRANEPLGRRRYWPIYERAQALDLPLGIHVGGYGGHPPTGGGWPSYYVEEHQSNAHTIAAQLASLVIEGVPERFPKLKIVFIEGGFGWIPSAVWRMDQHFERFRSEVPHLKRKPSEYVRENFWFTTQPIDEPDEARHLRALIEWVGIDRLLFSSDYPHWDFDDPRFAFKTPLTEVERKKIFSTNARAVYKF
- a CDS encoding DUF892 family protein, producing the protein MYHHVKKLMFTVRVDEPDPRFGNMLLEQFGGANGELAAAMQYSIQGLNCEDPDRKDLLMDIGTEELSHLEVVGCLARMHLAPSRNDRQAAEADPLIAIAGGGGVNLFNSQGNPWTADYLKITGELDVDLRSNIAAEARAKIVYERLINFCDDAGSKDALQFLMTREITHMKAFSRALESLSKPAFSIGRIAPTPGLVNQYFNDSTGSGDHGEIDTRGPWNEGEDWVFTESPALQSSDPGAATPIVAESSPPVDEAGLTDLLLHELRDILHAEKQLTKALPKMAQSARFDQLRELFEQHLAETENQIERINECFELLGENARAKPCKGMMGLIEEGQEVMSEGEEKEDAAADLALIGAAQRVEHYEMAGYTTARNLAQQLRHSAVVALLSKSLAEEENADLLLNQVARSLMSVAKMPAALEQAE
- the hydA gene encoding dihydropyrimidinase, with the translated sequence MSLLIRGGTVVNHDHSRRADVLIEGGSIVAIGASIAAPTGAEIIDAGGAYVIPGGIDPHTHLEMPFMGTVTADDFESGTKAALTGGTTMVVDFCLPDPGQSMLAAYQEWRHKSEKAAADYGFHMAVTSWSKQIYDEMETVVKTYGINTFKHFMAYKGALMVNDDELYNSFARCAHLGAMPVVHAENGDVVALMQEALIARGITGPEGHAYSRPPEVEGEATNRAIMIADMTGTPVYIVHTSCREAHEAIARARAAGKRVYGEPLIQHLLLDAGEYQNNDWDHSAQRVMSPPFRDKSHQDSLWAGLQAGSLQVVATDHCAFTTEQKRFGRGDFRKIPNGTGGLEDRLALLWTAGVATGRLTKEEFVAVTSANIARILNIYPRKGAVAVGSDADLVVWDPKATKTISAKRQMSRIDYNVFEGFACTGGPAATISRGRIVWKDGDLRAEAGDGHYVERPAFSPVHVANSTWKELTAPHAVSRGAVTP